The sequence below is a genomic window from Phoenix dactylifera cultivar Barhee BC4 chromosome 8, palm_55x_up_171113_PBpolish2nd_filt_p, whole genome shotgun sequence.
TTGTTGTTCTTATAAATTTTCATGGTCTTTGCTGCTTGATTGAATTCAGTCTCCATCTCATTAATTAAGTTTCCTTTTATATATGCTCTACTCTGGTGGCAATTTTGCAGAAGGCAAATTTGAAACTCCGTTTAGCATCCTGTCTTGGATGACAATACTAATCGACATAGTATCTAAAGTCCATTAATTTTGAGCCTTTTCTAACAAACAGAATCAGATTCCAAGTCTATAAAATTTCCTAGAGAGCCTGATCAATAAAACCTAAACGATCATAACGAATATTTTATACTCTTCAGAAAGGTGAATAAATATCTGTATTTTTTTGGGGAATAATCGAGCTAACTTCCCGTTACATAAATAATCAACCCTTTttactttaataaaagaaaaatcttagtAATAAAATGAGATTTTTTTCGCGCGACCAACATCCAATTCTTGCGGAATGAATTCAAAGAGAGCAGCAGGCGGTTAACGTAGTTAATGTCAGGAAATGACATAACCGTACGCAGATGCACCTTTGGCATTTTCGATCATAGAGATAGTTCTTCGATTACATTATTCTTCTTACTGTTtgtcatgttcatttttactaaAAATTAATGCATCAACATGTTTGGCATCCAAAATCAGGTCTCAATCCATCCATCGTCGATCCTAATCCGAACTCATAAGATCTCAACCGTCCGCTGGATGGGGTTGCCTCCCTCATCGTGTTCTCCTCATACCGGCTAGCTCTTACCCAAGAAATGTGACTACTCACGGATGCTTCTCCCTGTCTCGTGCCCGCTTTTAGCTGGAGGACATCTGGGATACTGAGACCGTCGATTGGATCGACGTAACGctccccactgggccccccctCTCCATCTGTCTCTCCGCtgctcccccctccctctctctctctatctctctcccctatttattttttcttttccaagaAAGAGAGCCGAGGGAGGAAACTCGACTTGGCAGTTCCCTTCGCTCTCAAATGCCCTAgagataaagagagagagagaagaaaccaTTTCCTTGCTtcggtctcttcctcttctaaaatccaagaaaaataaaagtataaatCGAGAGAGAGTCAGAGAGAAGCCTTTGGATGAGAGTGTGATGGGAGACGATAAGAAGGCGTCTAGCGCGATGGGGAGCAGAGAGAGAGATCGGGAGCTGCTGATCCCGGGGGCAGAGGACCCCGCCGACGACTCCGATTCCAaagcctccgcctcctcctccgcggCCGTCCACCACCACTCCGGTCGTGAGGTGTGATCTAATCACCCTTCCTTTCTGTATGCTTCATATTTTAGGGTTTATTTTTGTTGACTTCTGGAATCTTACGTCGTTTCTTGGTTGTCTTAAGGGGCGATTAGAGGGTCTCTTTTGGATTTGTGGATTAGGTTTTTGTGATTTTCGTTCTCCTGGGTTTGTTGGTTTTGAGGATTTGGTGGAGATCCCCTTTGTCCTGTATGTTTCGATTGGTTTTCGTTTGATTGGAACATCGACTGTTGGAACAGTTTCGACCTCTCACATGAGGACAGGCACGCCGGCTAGCTGAGCTGAGGCTGGTCGGCTGTTGGGGAATCGACTGTTGGTTGAATGGTTTGCAAGGAATTGAATTTGGTTTGCTCCTTTCTTTCTTGCCTTTTTATTAGGATTGTCGGGTTGAAATTTGTCGGTTTTTGATAAACAGGAGTCTTTatcttgtttttcttctatctgGATTTGTTGGTTGGTTGGGTGGACTAATTATGTATGTGGTTTTCAAATGAAAGTTTTCTCTTTGGTTTGGGTTTTGTTTGTTTCAGCTGTTGTGAATATTAGATGAGCTTGATTATGATTTCAATGACGCACTTTATGGTTCATGCTAGGCAGTAGAAATGTTTGACTCCTTGCTATGGAACTGTTCAGTTTAAACTATAATTCTCTGCATGCCATCTTTCCTTATACGACAGTCATATCTCCTGCTGATATATTTTCTGATGCCTTGTTGATTGTCTGAAAAATACTTTCTGTTACCAGATTGACCTACCTTACATGACCATCCAAACATCCATGCATCCTTATTAAACATAATTTCTCCCTCTCATGTTTCCTTAAATATTTGTTTCAGTTTCGAACACACCAAACTTTCATGTGCATTATGGCCTATTTCTGTGGCCattataaaagaagaagaagcagaaaCTTTATTAATATCCTTTTTCCTCCTATACATATTGGTGGAACTGTGTGCAGATTTGCTGATATACTTCTGGATTAACGACATAAGTATCTGATCCAATTTCATTTTAGTTTGCTTTAATGAGAAACTGGGCCTGACTTTTGTTAATTGGTACATCACCTGCTACCCCTTCAGATTGCGCTATGATACAATTTCAGCTCCATGTGTAACTTGATTATTTCTCCACCTGCAGGGTTACTGCAGTGATATATAGGCATAACTTAGTTGCAGTGGTTTCAAATGTTTGCAGTCTCTGTTTTGTTTGTCATTGATGAACCCAATTGTGTCTGCAGTATACAGTCACTTGTATAGCAGAGGTCATGGTCTCATGGATAGCCTTCCAAGGTAATCATAGAATACCAACCAAGCCTAAAAGCATCTTCATGTATAATTTAAAGATTTAGGTACCTGGAAGGAAATGTATGTTTCTAGCTTTTTCTATATATTGAATAATTGAGCAACTTCAAGAAACACCATAACAAGAGATTTGAaacccaaaggaaaatgttAAATGTTTATACTGGCCTTTTCTTTGTATATGGAGTTAAATGATAATGAGCGAAGATTCTTGTCACATTTTCTTTAGCTCCTGGGGTTCTTGGTTGGTTATATTTTGTGGGATAATTTGGGCTTGAACTCTTAACCTCATTGTTGCACATCTCCTTGTCTACTCATTGCTATTTTTCACATTAAGCCCCAGGTTCTTGGTTAAATTCTGCTGTCACTTTTATTCAGTAAAATCAGCCTTAGGAAATGTGAGAATTATTGGTGGGATTATGTTTCTTTACATGACATCATGTATGTGTTGTGGCTTGAATACCATATCACAGGTAACATTCCCAGTGCTTGGGGAAGAAAGAGTGATACAAACGTTTGGAAAGAAGAGCTTATCTACATGACAACTAATGGAATGGTGGCAATCTATCTTAGCTCACCTAATGAATATAACTTTGTGTTAAGTATAATATGAGATTCATCACCCATGCACCTTACTCTGTTCGCATAGCTCATGCCTCATTAAGTTTTCTATAACGATGCCTCTTAGATCTTTACCTAGGTATGAAATGTGTTTAAAGATCTTTGTTTACCTTGTGAAGATCCAACAAGTGTAAGTGGATGTGTGCAACTTGCACATTCCACTAACAACTTATGCCCAAAAAGTTTGAAGCAAGGATCGGGGGTCATACCGTGATTGGTTTGGTATAGTATTTGTATGTACAATATCGAGCTGAGGTGTACAGAAACTTGGGGGagcgagagggagagggggaagaaggagaaggagagggtgggagagagagaggagggggataGAGGCACACCAATTATCGTCGTTGTGGAATGGAACCCTAATTGCTAGCATCATCACATCGTCGCATTGTCGTTGTcttgaagaagaagattgggaggagaatcaagagagagaggagaatcgAGATCAAGAgaatgggagagaggaagagagaaggagagggagaaggataaggagagagggagagggagagagagggggagaggcaTATCGATTGTCGTTGTCAAGGAATGGAACCCTAACCGCTAGTTTTTTCTAGCCATCATTGTCCTGGAGAAGAAGATTAGAAGGAAAatcaagagagagggagagggagagggagaggagaattGAGATCAAAGATCGGGAGAGAAGCATCGAGACTTCGAATCGACCGGCCAAACCATCCCAGTAATCAATTGGTCTAGTTTGGTACATCCCGAACTGCTCGGTTCCTAATGATTCGACGGTCATTGGATTGAAGTGTAGGTTAAGACATTCATATAACAGAAGGAAAGCTTTTATACCCcctcaccaaaaagaaaagaaaagaaaagaacaagcaTTCCAAGTAAATTTCTAGAAATTATTTTCTCCTATTCCAAATGCTTAGAAGTGAATTTTGCTTTCAAGGAACTTACTTTCAAAAAGCCACTCTCATGACGTGTTATACATTAAACCAAGCATATCCAAAAATCTAAATTTAGTGTTCTGAAACTTCTAGTTGTCTAGAGTAGTTTATGGCATTTCTCTAGAGTCCTACTATCATCTCATAATTTTTTGTCAACCTTTAAGTTACTATAAATTATTTATGTTGGCAATCCCTTGTGAACCTCATCTATCATATGGTCCATTTCCTTTAAGGTTTTTTTAGCTTATCATGCTATTGAATTTGAATATTACTTAATATACGAGATCTTCTATGATTCTACAAttgtttattaaaaatttaGGTGTGAGATGCATGGCCAAGGTATGTAAGTGCTAGGCGGATGCCTAGCAGTGACAGACGTTGCTAGTAACACCATTTATTGGTGACTTCTCCAATAGCACTATCATCAATTGTGATTAAGGGAAATGataagagaggaaagaaaaaagattacCGCCTTATTTCAGCCACTAATCCCTGCGAATTGCAGCTGCCACGTAgaagagcaatgctctgttgaCTATTGAGCACTGTACCGGCATTTCTCTTCTCTCCTTCATTCCATGTCGACTTTTTTGTCGTGAAGGGTTAAGGCATGTGGAAACTGACATAGGGTTTAAAATTTTTGAGGCGCCTGGCTTAGATGCAAAAGCATGCCAATTAGCTGCTTAATAATGGGCCCACTGAGGCCTGTCAGAGCACTTGGTTGCCTCGACCCACCCAGGCCTGTTAGAGCAATTGGCTGCCTCGATCCATGTAAGGCCTGTATGGGACTTTGGTGCCTTGATCCACCTAAGGCAGCTGCCAAGGCCacgattattcttttttttcaaaatgatGGGTGCTAGACATATTTCATAGTCTTGTCAATGCGAAACATTTAAAGAAAACAGTTGTCGAAGGTTAGAGATAGACAAGGGTCCACGGAGGGAGATTAAATGAAAATTGGCAGAATTCCAGTGTGATAAGGGTTTGTCGGTATTTCATTATGTTATGTGGCAGTTGTGAACAGTTTTAAGATCTTATTATGTACATCTAGTGGTCTCCTTGTATTTGGTGCATCAAATACGTATATTGGTGACTAGCCTCCATTGTGATGTCTAAATAGTTGTATTGGTCATCAGTCTCTGTTATGATAGCAATTTTACTCATGAGGGGATTAGAAGAGGCATGCTGCAGAAGGAGATCAATCTGAAATGTTTTATCTTCTGCAGCAACCTCTCTTTAAGTTGAAAAATGTAGGTTGTGACATATTTTCTAGGAAGTTTTTAGCTATCTGGACCTTTTAGGAACCTATTAAACTTCttttcccccctttctttctttgatgGCTGACCCTTTTGAGCTTGTAAGTTCATTTaaggaaaacatatatatggactTGAGTTTGACCTTTTCTTACTCATTAATCTTTATATTTATTCATGTTTtgcaataaaatttgtgaatttTATGCCTTTATATTAGCACCTTCAAGACTGGCCAACTAATTCAATTTGTAAAGAACATCAGACTTGTATTTGAGTCTAGTCTCTACTATTTATAGTTGGAGCCCTGAAGTAGCTGTTGAAGAAGTTTAGATTGAGAAGATCATTTTCCATAAATCTCTCTTTATGTTTTTTACAAGAAAATTGCTACATTACACTATTCCGCATATATGACATTTCTATCAGATATTAAATGTTCAATAGCACTCAAAAGTATGATACTTCTTTGAGAACTAAGAATTGTTATGCAAaatatgttctaatttttaaacAAAAACAATTCTACCATGCAGGCATTTTATAAAGTTGTTCGTAGTTGGGCTTCAAAAAAGTTCATGACTGGATGGTATGTTTCTTGTATTATCTGTTTCTATTCATATATATTGAGCCAAGTATGTACTTCTTTGTTGCTTCTCTGTTTAGTTCTACGTATCTTATAACAGCTGTCTTCTGCTCTACATTATAATTTCATTAGTTGGAACTGTTTAACACGACACATTAGACCTCTGGACTTGTACTGCTGTCTTCTGCTTTGTACCTGCTTTTACATGTTTAGTGCCCGTACTCAGGCATAGCTTGTTGCTGGCAACTTCCATTAAAACCAACTTTGACACAAAAGTTTCATTTGCATGTTATCTTTGAGTTTTTATATTGTGCTTCTTACAACATTTGTAATATTCGACACTTCTTAATTTTCCTCGATAGCAAGGATATTTCAAGGTATTAACATGAGCAGTAATCATCAAATAATTATTTATGTCAGCTTCAGTTGATCCTGTTTCACTGTTTGTTCCTATTTTATTAGGCCTGGTCCTTTGACTATGTTAGGTGTTCCATGGAAATGGCTTTCATAGAAAGTGATGGAAAGTGGGAGTTTCCAGGAAGCTTTTGCATAAATTGTTACTAAAAGCAATAAATCTTGCTTAGTGATATTTCTTAGAAAAAGTAAGGGATAAAAATAGAGGATATAATTCaggttgagatttttttttggggtaatGGAGAAACAAGTCATTTAAATGGCAAATGGTAGCATTTATCAAAGATATGCACCAGAAAACTTGGAAGATCTTTGGAaccaaggttcgctgtaccggtcggtaccgagcgtaccgtacccgtaccgatgggtaccggtatcggtacaccaatgtcggtacgccTGACGTACCGCATActgtaccataccgacactcggtacaccTATACTAgcgcggcaccggtacggggttcggtaccggtacggcgaaccttgtttGGAACTATGTTTAAAATAACACCAAACTATTTTAATCACAATAATTACAATAATTTTGGTTGATAGAAGAAAGTTAGAGCAAAATTTGACAAAGAAGTCCTCTGTTAAGAAGTTGTGGCTACCCAGAACAACATCCAATGGTAGTAATCACCAAATGACTGTCTTATGGTGCATTGTTTATTAATGTTTATCTAACGTGTATTTCTTTTTAGTCCAcaactcaactcaactcaactaagccttaatcccaaactagttgggGTCGGCTATATAAATCCTTTTTCCTCCTCTAGCATTCATGTTCATAGGAGGTGACTATTGTTTTATTATGGCCGTCAACCTACTGCAACTGAGAGTGACTATGTACAAATATTATACACAGACAGAGTTCTTTTTTAGGCAATATAATCTTTTATTAGAAATTTAGATCATATTTTAAGAATTTGTGAAATCCAAGTATTCAACTGatgatatttttatttgaaaaagaaatcaTCTCTGGATTATTGAATTCAGTTTATATATTTGCCGAATGTGTGTTtagcatttttttattaaacaaaaGTGATATGATAATTGTGTCTTCGTCCATccatacatatattttttcaaattGAGGGTTAAGGAGGCACTAGGAGTGACCAGTCTTGCCgtcatatatatatttgaagaaGAATCTGAATGCAGTTGAGGATGATTTCTGAAACATGTGCAAATGCAACAGAGTGCTACTACCTACTTGGTCAGTTTTGGTTAAGACTTCCAAAGGAAGCTTATAAtgattctttttcttcctttttatggtctattttgcttgtatgaaatGGATTGATATAGTGCAATACTGCTGCGTTGTGATCCTATTTGATTTGATAAAATAGGAATAGCTTGCACTAGTAGATATATAAAACATTGGATTCAGTAAGAGACTGACAAGCGAGTCCCAAAATTATGTTGGGTTTTTTATGATTAATATGAAACGAAAGTGAGCTTTAtgctatatcattttttttaacttgttACTTGTTTTCCTTACCTCTTTCTGCATCTTGCAGTGTTATCTTGTTTCCAATAGCTATCACCTTCTACATCACCTGGTGGTTTATCCATTTTGTGGATGGATTTTTCTCTCCAATTTATGCTCAACTTGGAATCAACATATTTGGTATGCATCATTATTCATATAGTCCTTCTATTTGGTTATGAATTTCTAGTTTAGTATTCTATGCTTGATTTATGGATGCCATTCCTTTTCCCTTAACATTTTTTATGCTTATTATCAATTTGAGAACTTATCATACTTAAGTCATTTGACTCTTCATTAAGCTGAACTAAatgtttattattttcttttattttatgaaatgtGCTATGGATCTTTTGCTAAATATTGTCTAGATTCATCAGTGGGCATCACTGTGTTTCCTTTTAAATGGCCATCAGATTTCTGGCTTTTCTTAACAATCTAAGTGTCAATTACTGAGTGTTGCTTTGTAGCTCCCAAATTCCATCAACAAAATAaagtcaaaatttttttttttttatctgcaAGAGTTTAATGGTAAAGTTTTCATTAACTTATTGAGTTCTTACTTGCCATTTTTTGTTTATGAAGTGAATGAACATGTGAATATTTAAGTGCCAAAAAAATGAACTGTAAGCTATTGCTTTCACTAGAAAACCGACCATGTATTATTCATCTTAATCACAACTATTTTGCATAAAATTGCCATGGCATGAACAAGGAATATGCTAACCTGGCTTTATGCTGTGGGGGCTctgtttgttttcttattttAGTTTTGCTTGATGTTTGTGGGTGGGCGGAGGGAAGGTATCAAGGGAGCTATTTTGTTGATTTCTCTTATTTGTTCTGCTCATTCTTCATTCTTTTTGAGCAGTCATATCTTCTGCCCTACTAGTTATTGCTTTTATCATACGGTTAGTTTTTGTTCTTTGCTCTCATGGTCAGCTAATTTTGAAGTTctatttaattaaattcttaTGTTGCCTCCTGTTTCTAACATTCCTGATATAAAACCTGTATTTATTGCTTGACTTTGTTAGGACTTGGTTTTGTTACTTCCatattgttcatcttcttggttGGAGTGTTCATGTCGTCATGGCTGGGGGCATCTGTTCTTAGCCTCGGCGAATGGTTTATCAAGCGGATGCCATTTGTTCGACATATATATAATGCGTCCAAGCAAATTAGTGCTGCCATCTCACCTGGTGATATTCCGTCACTTTCGTGATTATGTCAGTCTGTTAGTTACTTTCTGTTGCTAACATTCTCTAACTGCAGATCAAAACACACAAGCCTTCAAGGAAGTGGCCATCATAAGGCACCCACGTATTGGTGAATATGCATTTGGATTCATCACTTCAGCTGTCGTTCTTCAGGTCTAAACATCAGGCACTGAGTATTATTGGTTTCATGCATTTTCATTACCACACGTGCTCGTTTGTTACATTAAATTCTACGATGGTTTCTGTAAGTCTATGGTATTAATTTGGATTATCTTGGAAGGTTTTAGGAATCTAAGTTATAAATTTAGTTAGGAATCTaagttgtaaattttcttgCTGCCAGATGAATCGAACCAGATGTATATTTTAGTAAACAAAAACTGTTTGTATTCCATATAATTTCACAAGGTGTTGGAAAGGATTAAAAATGTGCTAAATTACCATATAAGATTAAGGGGTTTGAGATGGAGACCATTTGGTGGATAGGTTTGTTGATAGTAGGCTGGTTGGACAGGAGACTAGGCTTGGTAAAGCCAGCCAAAGCTGATTCTCCAATTTGTTGGCATTTTTCTTATTTGTTTTTCTCATCGCGGATTAATTAAACAGAGGGGTCATCAAATAAGATAGAAGTGTTTTTTTGTATGAGATGTAGAATATTTTCTGAACTGTTTCTGTTAATTTCAACTTGTTGGGGAGACATAAGGGCTCAAATGATACTGAAGCAATATCTTgtgcataaaaaaataatgagtgattTATGTAGTTTCGGGGCTTGCGGTTAACTTTGTGGAAATAGAAAGAAGGGATAGTTCTATGGTAGAAGTGGAAGAAAATAGTGAGAGAACTAGGATGCCTTGGAGTTCCACTAGTATGGGTTAAAGAGATACGAAGATATTGATATTTGAGAATTTAGTAGTATGATCATGTAGTACAGAAACTTGAGAAGAGGCCATAGTAAGAAAGGGGGCTCCAATATGTTAATGAGAGGCCTAACTAGATTAAGATGAATATTGTGCTGAAGGATGTGGTAATGGCTCGTATTTAAAAGCATGTGACGTTATGTAGGAATGAGTTATGAAGAAAGGTCTTGATCCCATCCCTACTTAATGGATGGATGTATGGATGGATGTATGCATGCATTGCATGCATGCTTGTTAGTTGTGTACTTAAGGTCCTAATGATGGCCTTCATAAGACTAAACTGAGCACATTGGATGCATTCGGTCCAGACCCAAGTCATGGTGCTGGATACAAGTCAAAAGCTTACACTTGTTCACTTATCATGACAGTTCACCAGGGCGTCTTTTCTGCTCACTAGTAGGGGTCCCGACCCCCACAAAGGGGGAGGGAGTCGGCTGAACATCTCAGCCATTGGCAGGAATTTCACCCGCATCCAATCCTTAATTCTGGGTTTTCCTACATGGCtgcatatatgtatgcatatgcaTGCAGAAATCTAAGTCAAGCGCGTTGGTTTAAATTCAGCTATATTCTCTTTCATCCTTCgtcaaataattattattattcatAATTTTAGTAGTAGGAtaattgatatttttttctctacAGAGTTATTCTGGTGAAGAGGAGCTATATTGTGTCTATGTTCCAACCAACCATCTCTACATTGGTGATATATTTCTGGTCAATGCCAAGGATGTCATTAGACCAAACTTATCTGTCCGCGAAGGAATTGGTAAGCTACCATCTTCTTGACCAATTCTCTTGCAAGGCTATAGATGCTTATTATTCCTTTGCTGTTTTACTGAATGCAGTCATAATTGAGCTGGTGCTTTTACTGTTCttcaggggaaaaaaaaaagaaaaaagagaaaaggcaTATTGTCAGTTGTTCCTAATACTATAATGTTAATGATGTTGTTTAATCATGTTTACGGTGCAGAAATTGTAGTCTCAGGGGGCATGTCAatgcctcaaattctctcaACGCTGGATTCACATACAATCCAAGTGGATAGAACCAGATCTAGTCGAAACTGAGTTGCacactttgttttcttttgttaGAGCTGCTAGAATTGATCACGTGGTTCATTCCTTATGGTTTCAGTTCGTCAAATTTTCGTTTTTGTATCGGCGAGCCAAATTCTGATGGCATGTAACATTCTCCCTCTATTTAGGTTTCTGTTGCTGTGTAAAAAGTAGATGAAGCTGATAGCAGATATGGCTCAATGTTTTgtatgcgttttacatcaaaagaACAAGGTTTATTTCAGCTTTGAATATGTGCACTCTCTTAAGGTTGTGGGTCTATTAAGAAATTGAAGTGGTTCCATATTGCAAATGTCCCTACATTCATAATCATTCGTGGTGTGACGGATTTTTTGAGCTGCTCCGAAATTTGTTTTCCTGCATTCTGTTGAGCTACGTGACTCCATTTGCATCCCTCATGAGCAAATTTTCCCTTTGCAACTTTCCATTCTCACGAGCATCTTAGCCCATTTTAGGACATGGGGACAGAATCGAGTTAAAATGCCGACTGATCCAAGCTCTGCTCATTGGATGTGGTGGCAGCCGTGTTCTCTTTGATCAGCACAAGGCAGGCGTTCGGACTGAGTGGCAATACAGTATCAATGACTCGTGTGGCAATGTGGGGTCCTTCTGTGAGCTTGACATCAAAGAAAGTTGGTGAATTTCtaccagaaggaaaaaaagaagctgCATGATACATCTAGGTCATGGGGCCTTGACAATTATTGTGGTTGTGAGGTCCTTTtcatagtttctttctttcttcactGGAGACTTCTTATTTTAACAATATTGCCTGTAACCCATTTATGAGGGGAAGGTACCAACCATATTCTCCAAATGATGGATTAGTTCCTATACCGTAGCATTTCTTCCGTTCCATGGAAAACAAATGGGGGAAACCAGATACCGTAGAATTGAAGTTTCCAAGACACCCCTCCCCTCCCCACCctttcctccctttctctcaTTTGCGAGTATTTTCATTAGACATTTTAGGTTCACAAGGTCGTCCAGTTCTTTTGTGAAGTTGAAAGTTCACATTGCCTCTCTTTGATGTCTTATCCTAGGCTTGTGCATAACTGAGGTCCAGAAaatcggtttttttttttttttttttttgtgggcagGCTGATAGCTGCTAGTGGTCGTCGCATATCAAAGCTCACCATTGTTAGAGCAAAGCTGCGGGCTGTTTGGAAGGATTTATCCTATGCAAGGAGGGTTTTCGGTGCCAATCGGATACATCTTGAGGGGGACTCTTAtgtggtgatcgattggattcaGGGTGTGGATAGGTACGGTGACGGTCATCCACTCATCCTTGAGATCAGGAGACTGGCTCAGAAGATGGGTAATTTTCATGCTACACATGTGTACCGAGAGGCGAACAGAATAGCTGACTGCGTCGCTTCCTACGTCGTCCGGCACTTCGGAGAGTTTTTTTGGACATCTATAGTTGATAGTCCcagttctttgttttctttattttcttttgatatggctGAATGTACTCaatttagagttatatgaactatcattttaactaaaaaaaaaaaaacggtttTACGGTGAGGATACGTAGAAGGATCATGTTCAACACGTTCCGAACACTTCTTAGTGATCGGAACCGGGAAGGGACCAAGGTAGATGAACTGTTTTCGCTTGAAGATTACATGATTACCATGAAGAATACTGTGCTGTCTTACAAAAGATGCAATCGACTGTTTGGGACTAAGCATGCCAAAATGACGATTGGATACCTGAGAGAAAGGCATCTTCTAACAGGCCCCATGCTTCCAAGTCGGCTCTTCAATGAGCGCTGTTGCtagtctcaaaaaaaaaaaaagcttctttATAATTATTCCTTGTTGGAATATAGCGATCAGTTCTGTCATTCAGCTCTGAAGTTGGAACATGCAACCTctcacttcaaaaaaaaaaaaaaaaaaaagtatttttgaaTGTTATATGATGAAAATATTTTGCACAACCTATGTGTGACATAAATGTAAAGAGAGTTTAAGGTGCCAATAAAAATAACCAAAAATTTTGACCTCAGCCGTGCAAGTTAATTATTTGATGTATAGTCCTAATGCATAAGTGCTCGCATTCGTGCACACGAGGCATCCCTCATGCAGGTGGGTATCTCATGGATTTAACCTGAATCCGACCGGTCTACAGCTCCTCTTGGACATGGAGGCCGAGCATCAACCATCTTTAACCTACAAGTAAACCCACACAGGCTATGCCTATGCCTTAAAGACTGCAAGAGTGCTTTACCCTTTCTTTC
It includes:
- the LOC103710912 gene encoding protein LIKE COV 1-like isoform X2 → MGDDKKASSAMGSRERDRELLIPGAEDPADDSDSKASASSSAAVHHHSGREAFYKVVRSWASKKFMTGCVILFPIAITFYITWWFIHFVDGFFSPIYAQLGINIFGLGFVTSILFIFLVGVFMSSWLGASVLSLGEWFIKRMPFVRHIYNASKQISAAISPDQNTQAFKEVAIIRHPRIGEYAFGFITSAVVLQSYSGEEELYCVYVPTNHLYIGDIFLVNAKDVIRPNLSVREGIVIIELVLLLFFRGKKKEKREKAYCQLFLIL
- the LOC103710912 gene encoding protein LIKE COV 1-like isoform X1, whose translation is MGDDKKASSAMGSRERDRELLIPGAEDPADDSDSKASASSSAAVHHHSGREAFYKVVRSWASKKFMTGCVILFPIAITFYITWWFIHFVDGFFSPIYAQLGINIFGLGFVTSILFIFLVGVFMSSWLGASVLSLGEWFIKRMPFVRHIYNASKQISAAISPDQNTQAFKEVAIIRHPRIGEYAFGFITSAVVLQSYSGEEELYCVYVPTNHLYIGDIFLVNAKDVIRPNLSVREGIEIVVSGGMSMPQILSTLDSHTIQVDRTRSSRN